The following are encoded together in the Zingiber officinale cultivar Zhangliang chromosome 8A, Zo_v1.1, whole genome shotgun sequence genome:
- the LOC122011372 gene encoding uncharacterized protein LOC122011372, producing MGCSSSCQLDGPPPGCVRVVHATGHVVDLPAPVTAGELTGRPPTHVLVLAARLAAFGSERLRLGDRLTAGGVYFLIPHELLRAESSVVDLATHMGRLLATAKRAGPVAVPTAAQKVRPRARAWKPELDAIEEITSY from the coding sequence ATGGGCTGCTCCAGCTCGTGCCAGCTAGACGGGCCGCCGCCGGGCTGCGTGCGGGTGGTCCACGCCACTGGCCACGTGGTGGACTTGCCGGCGCCGGTAACGGCGGGCGAACTCACCGGGCGTCCCCCCACGCACGTGCTCGTCCTCGCCGCTCGCCTCGCCGCGTTCGGCTCGGAGCGCCTCCGCCTCGGAGACCGCCTGACGGCTGGCGGCGTCTACTTCCTCATCCCCCACGAGCTCCTCCGCGCCGAGTCGTCAGTCGTCGACCTCGCCACCCACATGGGCCGCCTCCTCGCCACTGCCAAGCGGGCCGGACCGGTCGCGGTGCCTACCGCGGCCCAGAAGGTTCGGCCCCGGGCCCGGGCGTGGAAACCTGAGCTGGATGCGATCGAGGAGATCACGAGCTACTGA
- the LOC122012887 gene encoding flowering-promoting factor 1-like protein 3 yields the protein MSGVWVFKKGVMSLEIPGGGSSGSSGGAGGLGGGPGGEGSLRRKVLIHLASGEVVSSMEILERRLAEQGWERYSTSPELVQFHKPATVHLISVPGDFGRFTSVHMYDVVVKCRNVFEVRDA from the coding sequence ATGTCCGGAGTTTGGGTATTCAAGAAGGGCGTGATGAGCCTGGAAATCCCCGGCGGAGGCAGCAGCGGTAGCAGTGGTGGTGCTGGAGGCCTCGGAGGAGGACCTGGAGGGGAGGGGAGTCTCCGGAGAAAGGTGTTGATTCACTTGGCGAGCGGGGAAGTGGTGTCGTCGATGGAGATACTGGAGCGCCGGTTAGCGGAGCAGGGGTGGGAGAGGTACTCCACCTCGCCGGAGTTAGTGCAGTTCCACAAGCCGGCGACGGTGCACTTGATTTCGGTGCCGGGGGATTTTGGCCGCTTCACTTCGGTGCACATGTACGACGTTGTGGTCAAGTGCAGGAACGTGTTCGAGGTGCGCGACGCATGA
- the LOC122010553 gene encoding uncharacterized protein LOC122010553, giving the protein MALQQPSFSNAALPSNPVPPLPSAAVDSSAAADESSNKKRRPPPGPAEVLAHYESQGLSPREASLRAVGELQELLYKYAAKKNRFATDYPRKLDSFNTRLAVLEMKLDAKPGFPESLAIGVAASAFASSVPHVLSGLRSIWDSVRSASGGSPPPS; this is encoded by the coding sequence ATGGCGCTGCAACAACCATCCTTTTCCAACGCCGCCCTCCCCTCAAACCCAGTCCCTCCGCTTCCTTCCGCCGCCGTCGATTCCTCCGCAGCCGCCGACGAATCCTCCAATAAGAAGCGCCGCCCACCCCCGGGCCCCGCGGAAGTGCTCGCCCACTACGAGTCGCAGGGCCTCAGCCCCCGCGAGGCCTCCCTCCGGGCTGTCGGCGAGCTCCAGGAACTCCTCTACAAGTACGCGGCGAAGAAGAACCGATTCGCGACCGACTACCCCCGCAAGCTCGACAGCTTCAACACCCGCCTCGCCGTCCTCGAAATGAAGCTCGACGCTAAACCTGGATTTCCTGAATCCTTGGCCATCGGGGTCGCCGCCAGTGCGTTCGCCTCGTCCGTCCCCCACGTACTCAGCGGCCTCCGTAGCATCTGGGACTCGGTTCGCTCCGCCTCTGGAGGCTCCCCTCCCCCTTCTTAG
- the LOC122012740 gene encoding cytochrome c oxidase copper chaperone 2 produces the protein MGNQHEVQACALPSQGPASTQSPDNSKPKKKICCACPETKQIRDECIVEHGEAACAKWIEAHLRCLRAEGFKV, from the coding sequence ATGGGCAACCAGCATGAAGTACAAGCCTGTGCACTTCCAAGCCAAGGCCCTGCTTCGACACAGTCACCAGACAACTCAAAGCCAAAGAAGAAGATCTGCTGTGCCTGCCCCGAAACTAAGCAGATTCGGGATGAGTGTATCGTGGAGCACGGAGAGGCTGCCTGTGCCAAATGGATTGAAGCGCATTTGCGATGTCTCCGTGCTGAGGGCTTCAAAGTTTGA
- the LOC122010554 gene encoding uncharacterized protein LOC122010554 has protein sequence MKAAHRLLQGSSSSSEGETSEEEAVAEMEHRPPSWLDDSLPVGNGGNACKKRLLSKQLSMRETRMEAKWERRRRQILKRRKSSEAAAGETETAPAEERRPTRSLTDEDMDELRGSIDLGFGFREEDGGHDLCGTLPALNLYFAVNRQLSDPKLPGSGSPMVGSASSRQGGLPSPRSPAKEQGAPPDSWKICDPGDNPEHVKTRLRHWAQAVAFSLRLSF, from the exons ATGAAGGCGGCGCATCGGCTGCTTCAGGGGTCGTCGTCTTCTTCGGAGGGGGAGACGTCAGAAGAGGAGGCGGTGGCGGAGATGGAGCACAGGCCGCCGTCGTGGTTGGATGACAGCTTGCCCGTCGGGAACGGAGGCAATGCGTGCAAAAAGAGGTTGCTTTCGAAGCAACTGTCCATGAGGGAGACGAGGATGGAGGCGAAGTGGGAAAGGCGGCGGAGGCAGATTCTGAAGAGACGGAAAAGCTCCGAAGCGGCGGCGGGGGAGACGGAAACCGCGCCGGCGGAGGAACGGCGGCCGACGAGGAGTTTGACCGACGAGGACATGGACGAGCTGCGGGGGTCGATCGACCTCGGCTTCGGGTTCAGAGAGGAGGACGGCGGACACGACCTCTGTGGAACGCTGCCGGCGCTCAACCTCTACTTCGCCGTGAACCGGCAGCTGTCGGACCCGAAGCTGCCTGGCTCGGGATCGCCGATGGTGGGTTCGGCCTCCTCGAGGCAGGGCGGCCTTCCGAGTCCCCGGAGCCCTGCCAAAGAACAGGGGGCGCCGCCAGACAGTTGGAAGATTTGCGATCCCG GGGATAATCCAGAACATGTTAAAACAAGGCTGAGGCATTGGGCACAAGCAGTGGCGTTCTCTCTTAGACTGAGTTTCTGA